The following coding sequences lie in one Spirosoma sp. KUDC1026 genomic window:
- a CDS encoding 3-hydroxyacyl-CoA dehydrogenase, with translation MDVSRSTALISGGASGLGEATARLLVSQGANVVIADLNEQRGTALADELGSNTRFIKTDVTNEADVQAAVNLAVELFGGLHINVNCAGIAEARKTVGKVAGMYGAHSLAVFQKVIAINLIGTFNVVRLAALAMEHNDPQPNDSPFAGERGVIVNTASIAAFDGQIGQAAYAASKGGIASMTLPIARDLARSGIRVMTIAPGLFETPLLAGLPEDARLSLGQQVPFPARLGRPAEYAQLVQAIIENPILNGEVIRLDGAIRMAPK, from the coding sequence ATGGATGTATCTCGATCCACCGCTTTAATTTCCGGAGGAGCCTCTGGCCTGGGCGAAGCCACCGCCCGGCTGCTGGTCAGTCAGGGTGCCAACGTAGTCATTGCCGATCTGAACGAGCAGCGCGGCACAGCGCTGGCCGATGAACTCGGCTCTAACACGCGATTTATCAAGACTGATGTAACCAACGAAGCTGACGTACAGGCGGCCGTCAACCTGGCCGTCGAATTGTTTGGTGGCCTCCATATCAATGTCAACTGCGCGGGCATTGCCGAAGCCCGAAAAACCGTGGGAAAGGTTGCCGGTATGTACGGGGCTCATTCGCTGGCCGTCTTCCAGAAAGTTATTGCGATTAACCTGATTGGTACGTTCAACGTCGTTCGACTGGCGGCCCTGGCAATGGAGCATAACGATCCTCAGCCTAACGATAGTCCGTTTGCGGGTGAGCGGGGCGTTATTGTCAATACGGCATCGATAGCCGCTTTCGACGGACAGATTGGTCAGGCAGCCTATGCGGCTTCAAAAGGCGGAATTGCCAGTATGACCTTGCCCATTGCCCGCGATCTGGCCCGGTCGGGCATTCGGGTCATGACGATTGCGCCCGGCTTGTTCGAAACCCCGCTCCTGGCGGGCTTACCCGAAGACGCTCGCCTTTCACTGGGTCAGCAGGTACCCTTTCCTGCCCGATTGGGCCGCCCGGCCGAATACGCCCAGTTGGTCCAGGCCATCATCGAAAATCCCATACTGAACGGCGAGGTCATCCGACTGGATGGCGCTATCCGAATGGCACCAAAATGA
- a CDS encoding YjjG family noncanonical pyrimidine nucleotidase, which produces MPYKHLFFDLDHTLWDFDRNSAECLSELYTTFRLADAGITSESEFSRHFIDINKKLWADYDKNLIEHTYIRENRFPMAFRALGIDPALIKADLNAEYLRLLPYKPHLLESARELLDHLHGRYPMHIITNGFAEIQAIKMDSAEIAHYFTNVVTSENANAKKPDPLVFEYALRISGANAADSLMIGDNYEADILGAKGAGLDTVFYNPAGISVDEQPTYNIRHWSELMDIL; this is translated from the coding sequence ATGCCTTACAAACACCTTTTCTTTGACCTTGATCACACGCTTTGGGACTTTGACCGCAATTCGGCCGAATGTCTTTCCGAACTGTATACGACCTTTCGGCTAGCCGATGCGGGTATTACATCAGAAAGCGAGTTTAGCCGTCACTTCATCGACATCAACAAGAAACTCTGGGCCGACTACGACAAAAACTTGATTGAGCACACATACATTCGGGAGAATCGATTCCCGATGGCTTTCCGCGCACTGGGCATTGACCCCGCTCTGATCAAAGCCGATCTCAACGCCGAATACCTGCGCCTGCTGCCTTACAAACCGCATTTGCTTGAATCAGCCAGAGAACTGCTGGATCACCTGCATGGGCGCTATCCCATGCATATCATCACGAATGGTTTTGCTGAGATTCAGGCTATCAAAATGGACAGCGCCGAAATAGCCCACTACTTTACCAACGTGGTTACCAGCGAAAACGCCAATGCCAAGAAGCCCGATCCACTGGTTTTCGAATACGCGCTACGTATCAGCGGAGCCAACGCAGCTGACAGCCTGATGATTGGCGATAATTATGAAGCCGACATTCTGGGGGCCAAAGGTGCCGGACTCGATACGGTGTTTTACAATCCGGCGGGTATTTCAGTTGATGAACAGCCTACGTATAACATTCGCCACTGGAGCGAACTGATGGATATTCTCTAA
- a CDS encoding tetratricopeptide repeat protein, producing the protein MKKLLVAFVLTCSITAAIAQDARSVTQAIHFIKLASTLREVNKSDESISLLKRALPAVQSKNLYWEAVANEMLGTSYNDLEDYDAAVHYLEIARGQYAQLKYVASAWGVNEIIRDISGKNLYAGIQVGASDIKLAIFKTQYESDFYEKDIRSVINIPDITLVSDASGAVGQRQLALKSCLDSIQRYNIPNERVFIVFSSDVKGGKESKLMNKNRLYDELASILPGGSSLKIDTTLTAEREAELFTIGAIPRKVWPTTFALNLGNTSTMGGYFDANKSFHHTVSPLGVMTLVNQVDPNRTMALDTYREAVQKAIAALPEGSLAPAGSGFQQRKTIGVGGDIIKALVTYLHPDKSTTTAVAITKQDIDQFKRLALSDYASLVRPDLSYIGDPAVLAKASQDIRTMQNLVSQKQLIAGALLLEATANDYARQGSSKRMVFIRDSDIGWVTGKFLETINFEYESTIAKGSLYTR; encoded by the coding sequence ATGAAAAAGTTGTTAGTCGCGTTTGTCCTGACCTGCTCCATTACGGCTGCGATTGCTCAGGATGCCCGGTCTGTTACACAGGCCATCCATTTTATCAAGCTTGCCAGTACACTGCGGGAAGTCAACAAGTCCGATGAATCCATCAGTCTGCTGAAACGGGCACTGCCTGCCGTGCAATCAAAAAATCTTTACTGGGAAGCCGTTGCCAATGAAATGCTGGGGACGTCCTACAATGATCTGGAAGACTACGATGCGGCCGTTCATTACCTGGAGATTGCCCGGGGGCAGTACGCTCAGCTCAAATACGTAGCCAGTGCCTGGGGGGTCAATGAAATCATCCGGGATATTTCGGGCAAGAACCTGTATGCTGGCATTCAGGTGGGTGCTTCCGATATCAAACTGGCGATTTTCAAGACCCAGTACGAAAGCGATTTCTACGAAAAAGATATTCGCTCGGTTATCAACATTCCGGATATTACGCTGGTCAGTGACGCTTCCGGCGCGGTTGGTCAGCGCCAGCTGGCGCTGAAAAGCTGCCTGGATTCGATCCAGCGTTATAATATTCCCAACGAGCGCGTATTCATCGTTTTCAGCAGCGATGTCAAGGGCGGTAAGGAAAGTAAATTGATGAACAAAAACCGGTTGTACGACGAGCTGGCCAGCATTCTGCCTGGTGGCAGCAGCCTGAAAATTGACACGACGCTAACGGCCGAACGCGAAGCTGAGCTGTTTACGATTGGAGCCATTCCGCGTAAAGTATGGCCAACGACCTTTGCTCTCAATCTAGGCAATACCAGCACAATGGGTGGCTATTTCGATGCTAATAAATCCTTTCACCACACGGTTTCTCCCCTGGGCGTAATGACCTTGGTGAATCAGGTTGACCCCAACCGGACAATGGCCCTGGACACTTACCGGGAAGCCGTTCAGAAGGCGATAGCCGCTCTTCCAGAAGGTAGTCTGGCGCCGGCAGGCAGCGGTTTTCAGCAACGCAAAACCATTGGTGTTGGTGGTGATATTATCAAAGCCCTGGTTACCTATCTGCACCCCGATAAGTCAACCACCACGGCGGTTGCTATAACGAAACAGGACATCGATCAATTCAAGCGGCTCGCCCTCAGCGATTATGCATCGCTGGTTCGTCCCGACCTGTCCTATATCGGCGATCCCGCTGTTCTGGCAAAAGCGTCGCAGGATATTCGCACGATGCAGAATCTGGTTAGCCAGAAGCAACTCATTGCGGGCGCGCTGCTACTCGAAGCTACCGCGAACGACTATGCCCGCCAGGGTTCGTCCAAGCGGATGGTGTTTATCCGTGACTCGGATATTGGCTGGGTAACCGGTAAATTCCTGGAAACGATCAACTTTGAATATGAATCAACGATTGCCAAAGGGTCGCTCTACACCCGATAA
- a CDS encoding OstA-like protein, which yields MAACKRVLSSGLFIRFIFLVVGLLVVQAVRAQSGLNLPEQLTADVVDAKDLTQKLAGNVKLRHKGVVLFCDRAVHNVAAHAVRAYGHVLIVQGDSITARGDSAVFAYSDRHLLVYGRVMFQDHRTILTTTQLDYDLTAGVVTYTQKGRIVTDKNVLTSLKGTYNVQLKQFTCQQSVQLATRKGTVKSESLVYNTVTQRSTELPKVIYPTVTEQRLVKAIPAQQITEVTVVEPAAVAVTAPVTRPVTTSKPVSNTQPVVVPETKTNPALAAILERPTAVAEPAQSQPRVAISPEVYTASAPTFRQAVRTTPVRSTASSANAYTADLSDLERELNKKKRFH from the coding sequence ATGGCTGCTTGTAAACGTGTACTTAGCTCCGGACTTTTTATCAGATTTATTTTCCTGGTCGTTGGCTTGTTGGTAGTCCAGGCTGTTCGTGCCCAGTCAGGTTTAAATTTACCCGAACAACTGACGGCAGATGTTGTCGACGCAAAGGACCTGACCCAGAAACTGGCGGGCAATGTTAAGCTGCGCCATAAAGGCGTTGTTCTGTTCTGCGATCGGGCAGTCCATAATGTAGCGGCCCACGCTGTCAGGGCCTATGGCCACGTTCTGATCGTGCAGGGAGACTCTATAACGGCCCGTGGCGACTCGGCCGTCTTTGCTTATTCCGATCGGCATTTGCTGGTGTATGGCCGGGTCATGTTTCAGGATCACAGAACCATCCTCACCACTACCCAGCTCGATTACGATCTGACGGCCGGTGTTGTCACCTACACCCAGAAAGGCCGCATCGTTACCGACAAAAACGTACTAACCAGCCTCAAAGGGACCTACAACGTTCAGTTAAAGCAGTTCACCTGTCAGCAATCCGTTCAGCTGGCAACCCGGAAGGGCACCGTAAAATCAGAATCACTGGTGTATAATACAGTTACCCAGCGTTCAACGGAACTACCAAAAGTGATTTACCCGACCGTAACCGAGCAGCGCCTGGTTAAAGCCATACCTGCTCAGCAGATAACGGAGGTGACCGTTGTCGAACCAGCGGCTGTAGCAGTTACAGCGCCGGTTACCCGGCCAGTCACTACGTCCAAACCAGTCAGTAATACCCAGCCAGTCGTAGTTCCTGAAACGAAGACAAACCCCGCTCTGGCAGCGATACTGGAAAGACCAACAGCCGTAGCGGAACCAGCGCAGTCTCAGCCCCGTGTTGCGATTTCACCGGAGGTGTACACCGCATCTGCCCCAACATTCCGGCAGGCTGTCCGTACGACCCCGGTCCGATCAACTGCCAGTTCTGCCAACGCGTATACCGCCGATCTCAGCGATCTGGAGCGGGAACTCAATAAAAAGAAACGTTTTCACTAG